A window of the Streptomyces sp. NBC_00250 genome harbors these coding sequences:
- the pgl gene encoding 6-phosphogluconolactonase, with translation MSTPQLVVHRDKALMAEAAAARLITKIVDAQAARGSASVVLTGGRNGNGLLAALGAAPARDAIDWSRLDLWWGDERFLPDGDPERNVTQAREALLDRVPLDPARVHAMPASDGPFGSDVDAAAAAYAEELAAAAGPGDHGGVPTFDVLMLGVGPDTHVASLFPELPAVRETERTVVGVHGAPKPPPVRVSLTLPAIRAAKEVWLLAAGEDKAKAAAIALSGAGEVQAPAAGAYGRSRTLWLLDAAAASELPRSLYPPASA, from the coding sequence GTGAGTACGCCTCAGCTGGTCGTCCATCGTGACAAGGCGCTGATGGCCGAGGCGGCCGCCGCCCGGCTGATCACGAAGATCGTGGACGCCCAGGCCGCCCGTGGCTCCGCCTCGGTGGTGCTCACCGGCGGACGCAACGGCAACGGGCTGCTCGCGGCGCTCGGTGCGGCGCCCGCGCGGGACGCGATCGACTGGTCGCGGCTCGACCTGTGGTGGGGGGACGAGCGCTTCCTGCCCGACGGCGACCCCGAGCGGAACGTCACCCAGGCCCGGGAGGCGCTGCTCGACCGGGTGCCGCTCGACCCGGCACGGGTGCACGCCATGCCGGCCTCGGACGGTCCGTTCGGCAGCGATGTCGACGCCGCCGCGGCCGCGTACGCGGAGGAGCTCGCCGCCGCCGCGGGTCCCGGCGACCACGGCGGGGTGCCGACCTTCGACGTCCTGATGCTGGGCGTCGGCCCGGACACCCATGTGGCCTCGCTCTTCCCGGAGCTGCCCGCGGTCCGCGAGACCGAGCGGACGGTGGTCGGCGTGCACGGTGCGCCCAAGCCGCCGCCGGTCCGGGTCTCGCTGACCCTTCCGGCGATCCGGGCGGCGAAGGAGGTCTGGCTGCTCGCGGCCGGTGAGGACAAGGCGAAGGCGGCGGCGATCGCGCTGTCGGGCGCGGGCGAGGTGCAGGCCCCGGCGGCGGGCGCCTACGGCCGCTCGCGCACCCTGTGGCTGCTGGACGCCGCGGCGGCCTCGGAGCTGCCGCGGAGTCTGTACCCGCCGGCGTCCGCCTGA
- the zwf gene encoding glucose-6-phosphate dehydrogenase, with protein sequence MSAVHGANPLRDAADRRLPRIAGPSGLVIFGVTGDLSRKKLMPAVYDLANRGLLPPGFSLIGFARREWQDEDFAQEVHDAVEQHSRTPFREEVWQQLIQGMRFVQGDFDDDDAFEQLKATIEELDKAQGTGGNFAFYLSVPPKFFPKVVQQLKKHGLADQKDGSWRRAVIEKPFGHDLVSAKELNEVVHEVFPPNEVFRIDHYLGKETVQNILALRFANTLFEPIWNRSYVDHVQITMAEDIGIGGRAGYYDGIGAARDVIQNHLLQLLALTAMEEPGSFDADALAAEKTKVLGAVKVPKDLGKSTVRGQYAAGWQGGAKAVGYLQEDGIDPQSKTDTYAAIKLEIDNRRWAGVPFYLRTGKRLGRRVTEIAVVFQRAPHSPFDSTATEELGRNAIVIRVQPDEGVTVRFGSKVPGTQMEIRDVSMDFAYGESFTESSPEAYERLLLDVLLGDSNLFPRVEEVELSWKILDPIEQFWDKHGKPAQYQSGTWGPVEADEMLARDGRSWRRP encoded by the coding sequence TTGAGCGCAGTCCACGGAGCCAACCCGCTCCGTGACGCCGCAGACCGACGGCTCCCGCGCATCGCGGGGCCGTCGGGTCTGGTGATCTTCGGCGTCACGGGCGATTTGTCCCGTAAGAAGCTGATGCCTGCCGTCTACGACCTGGCCAACCGCGGCCTGCTGCCGCCGGGCTTCTCGCTCATCGGCTTCGCCCGCCGGGAGTGGCAGGACGAGGACTTCGCGCAGGAGGTCCACGACGCCGTCGAGCAGCACTCGCGCACCCCGTTCCGCGAGGAGGTGTGGCAGCAGCTGATCCAGGGGATGCGTTTCGTCCAGGGCGACTTCGACGACGACGACGCCTTCGAGCAGCTCAAGGCCACCATCGAGGAACTGGACAAGGCGCAGGGCACCGGAGGCAACTTCGCCTTCTACCTGTCCGTGCCGCCGAAGTTCTTCCCCAAGGTCGTCCAGCAGCTCAAGAAGCACGGCCTGGCCGACCAGAAGGACGGCTCCTGGCGCCGCGCGGTCATCGAGAAGCCCTTCGGGCACGACCTGGTCTCCGCCAAGGAGCTCAACGAGGTCGTCCACGAGGTCTTCCCGCCGAACGAGGTCTTCCGGATCGACCACTACCTCGGCAAGGAGACCGTCCAGAACATCCTGGCGCTCCGCTTCGCCAACACCCTCTTCGAGCCGATCTGGAACCGGTCGTACGTCGACCACGTGCAGATCACCATGGCCGAGGACATCGGCATCGGTGGCCGCGCCGGCTACTACGACGGCATCGGCGCCGCCCGTGACGTCATCCAGAACCACCTGCTCCAGCTGCTCGCGCTGACCGCGATGGAGGAGCCCGGCTCCTTCGACGCCGACGCGCTCGCCGCCGAGAAGACCAAGGTCCTCGGCGCGGTGAAGGTGCCCAAGGACCTGGGCAAGTCCACGGTCCGCGGCCAGTACGCGGCCGGGTGGCAGGGCGGCGCGAAGGCCGTCGGCTACCTCCAGGAAGACGGCATCGACCCCCAGTCGAAGACCGACACCTACGCGGCCATCAAGCTGGAGATCGACAACCGCCGCTGGGCGGGCGTCCCCTTCTACCTGCGCACCGGCAAGCGGCTCGGCCGCCGCGTCACCGAGATCGCGGTCGTCTTCCAGCGCGCCCCGCACTCCCCCTTCGACTCCACCGCGACCGAGGAACTCGGCCGCAACGCCATCGTCATCCGGGTCCAGCCGGACGAGGGCGTGACGGTGCGGTTCGGCTCCAAGGTGCCCGGCACCCAGATGGAGATCCGGGACGTGTCGATGGACTTCGCCTACGGCGAGTCCTTCACGGAGTCCAGCCCCGAGGCGTACGAGCGGCTCCTCCTGGACGTGCTGCTCGGCGACTCGAACCTCTTCCCGCGCGTCGAGGAGGTCGAGCTGTCCTGGAAGATCCTCGACCCGATCGAGCAGTTCTGGGACAAGCACGGCAAGCCCGCGCAGTACCAGTCCGGGACCTGGGGTCCGGTCGAGGCGGACGAGATGCTCGCACGAGACGGACGGAGCTGGCGCCGGCCATGA
- a CDS encoding PH domain-containing protein: MSEAPGKAPAVEENQGSEWLRLDPRTVLVRVVLFGGVLVGAALPVTFALAGPRPLWEAVAWVASGVALALLADVVAETVRLRRTRYRVGTERVELHTGLLVVQRRSLARERIRSADLTANPLQRVLGLVKVRIGTGEHTGGSESTLELDLVTRPEGERLRRELLARAAVTPEDPDDDSALAILDPRWIRYAPVSFLAPALGGAAAGAVMQVSEWFGAQGEVIDWIGDRFQDVSIPWMIVVLVLLATVVGAVGALGLWVEMWWNYRLEREPGGTLRVSRGLFTARSVSIEERRLRGIELVEPLGVRAFGAARVDAVATGLVKDEADKHADLKSLLPAAERPVADRVAAQVLREPEPPTGAPLAAHPLAARSRRVRWALASVLLPAAVLALLGLLLTPALLYVAAGCAVVLGPVAVLFALDAYRSLGHGVSGAYLVTRSGTVRRATVALQRSGVIGWTVKQSYFQRRAGVLTLTATTAAGAGAYDILDAGQSQGLAFAAGAVPDLLTPFLEPVPTRDTRDMREARSTEG, from the coding sequence ATGAGCGAGGCGCCGGGCAAAGCCCCCGCCGTGGAGGAGAACCAGGGCTCGGAGTGGCTGCGGCTCGATCCCCGTACCGTCCTCGTCCGGGTCGTCCTCTTCGGCGGCGTCCTCGTCGGCGCCGCGCTGCCCGTCACCTTCGCGCTGGCCGGGCCGCGCCCGCTGTGGGAGGCCGTCGCCTGGGTCGCATCGGGCGTCGCCCTCGCCCTGCTCGCCGACGTCGTCGCCGAGACCGTCCGCCTCCGCCGCACCCGCTACCGCGTCGGTACCGAGCGGGTCGAGCTCCACACCGGACTCCTCGTCGTCCAGCGCCGCTCGCTCGCTCGCGAGCGCATCCGCAGCGCCGACCTCACCGCCAACCCGCTCCAGCGCGTCCTCGGCCTCGTCAAGGTCCGCATCGGCACCGGCGAGCACACCGGCGGCAGCGAGTCCACGCTCGAACTCGACCTGGTCACCCGGCCCGAAGGAGAGCGGCTGCGCCGCGAGCTGCTCGCCCGCGCCGCCGTCACCCCCGAGGACCCGGACGACGACAGCGCCCTCGCGATCCTCGACCCGCGCTGGATCCGCTACGCCCCCGTCTCCTTCCTCGCCCCCGCCCTCGGCGGCGCGGCGGCAGGAGCGGTCATGCAGGTCAGTGAGTGGTTCGGCGCCCAGGGGGAGGTCATCGACTGGATAGGGGACCGGTTCCAGGACGTCTCCATCCCGTGGATGATCGTCGTCCTGGTCCTCCTCGCCACCGTCGTCGGCGCGGTCGGTGCCCTCGGCCTCTGGGTCGAGATGTGGTGGAACTACCGGCTGGAGCGCGAGCCCGGCGGCACCCTGCGGGTCTCCCGCGGGCTCTTCACCGCACGCTCGGTCTCCATAGAGGAGCGGAGGCTGCGCGGCATCGAGCTGGTCGAGCCGCTCGGCGTCCGCGCCTTCGGGGCGGCCCGTGTCGACGCCGTCGCCACCGGGCTCGTCAAGGACGAGGCCGACAAGCACGCCGACCTCAAGAGCCTGCTGCCGGCCGCGGAGCGGCCGGTGGCCGACCGGGTCGCCGCCCAGGTCCTGCGCGAGCCGGAGCCGCCCACCGGGGCGCCCCTTGCCGCCCACCCCCTGGCCGCCCGCAGCCGGAGGGTGCGCTGGGCGCTGGCGAGCGTCCTCCTGCCGGCGGCGGTCCTCGCCCTCCTCGGGCTCCTCCTCACCCCGGCCCTGCTGTACGTGGCGGCCGGCTGCGCGGTCGTCCTCGGTCCGGTCGCCGTGCTGTTCGCCCTCGACGCGTACCGCAGTCTCGGCCACGGCGTCAGCGGCGCCTATCTGGTGACCCGTTCGGGTACGGTCCGGCGCGCCACGGTCGCCCTCCAGCGCTCCGGCGTCATCGGCTGGACCGTCAAGCAGTCGTACTTCCAGCGGCGGGCCGGCGTCCTGACGCTGACCGCCACCACGGCGGCCGGAGCGGGCGCGTACGACATCCTCGACGCGGGACAGAGCCAGGGCCTGGCCTTCGCCGCCGGGGCCGTACCGGACCTGCTGACGCCCTTCCTCGAACCCGTACCGACACGGGACACCCGGGACATGCGGGAGGCCCGGTCCACCGAGGGGTGA
- a CDS encoding PH domain-containing protein, producing MTGENAVRLRPPRNAVDERAVAWWRSRLLATTAVPVAVLGVLGAFIGPARFWLLVSAAAVAAVGLACTAFFPAWWFRVHRWEVTEDAVYVRTGAFWQEWRIAPMSRIQTVDTSRGPLEQLFRLATVTVTTASSKGAIRIEGLDHELAAELAERLTAITQATPGDAT from the coding sequence ATGACGGGGGAGAACGCGGTGCGGCTGCGGCCGCCCAGGAACGCCGTGGACGAGCGGGCCGTCGCCTGGTGGCGGAGCCGGCTCCTCGCCACCACCGCCGTACCGGTGGCGGTCCTCGGCGTCCTCGGCGCCTTCATCGGACCCGCCCGGTTCTGGCTGCTGGTCTCGGCCGCGGCCGTGGCGGCCGTGGGCCTCGCCTGCACCGCGTTCTTCCCCGCCTGGTGGTTCCGGGTGCACCGCTGGGAGGTCACCGAGGACGCCGTCTACGTCCGCACCGGGGCCTTCTGGCAGGAGTGGCGCATCGCGCCGATGTCCCGGATCCAGACCGTCGACACCTCGCGCGGTCCGCTGGAGCAGCTCTTCCGGCTCGCCACCGTCACGGTGACCACGGCCTCCTCCAAGGGCGCCATCCGGATCGAGGGCCTCGACCACGAACTGGCCGCCGAACTCGCCGAGCGGCTGACCGCCATCACCCAGGCCACCCCCGGGGACGCCACATGA
- the opcA gene encoding glucose-6-phosphate dehydrogenase assembly protein OpcA, with the protein MKTDLTDTTSSKINKALVLGRRAIGTPAVGMVLTLVIVTDEENAYDALKAANDASREHPSRTLVVIKRVTRSPRDRSKARLDAEVRLGADASTGETVVLRLYGEVGDHAQSVVLPLLLPDAPVVVWWPVNAPTDPAKDPLGALAQRRVTDTYAAEQPIQELTARADAYTPGDTDLAWTRITPWRSMLAAALDQVVCEVTSAEVEGEEFNPSVELLAMWLAERLKIPVRRSTSTGPGLTSVRMETSTGPIVLDRPDGSLATLSIQGQPDRAVALKRRDTAELIAEELRRLDPDDTYATALKFGLERLDEEAAVTAPEVVVETVVETVVESAAPAAKPAPKKAPAKKTAGK; encoded by the coding sequence ATGAAGACCGACCTGACGGACACCACGTCATCCAAGATCAACAAGGCGCTGGTGCTCGGGCGGCGGGCGATCGGTACGCCGGCCGTCGGCATGGTGCTCACCCTCGTCATCGTCACCGACGAGGAGAACGCCTACGACGCGCTGAAGGCTGCGAACGACGCGTCCCGCGAGCACCCCTCGCGGACCCTCGTCGTCATCAAGCGGGTCACGCGCTCCCCGCGTGACCGCTCCAAGGCACGGCTCGACGCCGAGGTCCGCCTCGGCGCCGACGCCAGCACCGGCGAGACGGTGGTCCTCCGGCTGTACGGCGAGGTCGGCGACCACGCCCAGTCGGTGGTCCTGCCGCTGCTCCTCCCGGACGCCCCCGTCGTCGTCTGGTGGCCGGTGAACGCGCCGACCGACCCGGCGAAGGACCCGCTGGGCGCGCTCGCCCAGCGCCGGGTGACCGACACGTACGCCGCCGAGCAGCCCATCCAGGAGCTGACCGCGCGCGCGGACGCGTACACCCCGGGCGACACGGACCTCGCGTGGACCCGGATCACCCCGTGGCGTTCGATGCTGGCCGCCGCGCTCGACCAGGTCGTGTGCGAGGTGACCTCCGCCGAGGTGGAGGGCGAGGAGTTCAACCCGAGCGTCGAGCTGCTCGCCATGTGGCTGGCGGAGCGGCTGAAGATCCCGGTGCGCCGCTCGACGTCGACGGGTCCCGGTCTCACCTCCGTACGGATGGAGACCAGCACCGGCCCGATCGTCCTCGACCGGCCGGACGGCTCGCTCGCGACGCTCTCCATCCAGGGGCAGCCCGACCGTGCCGTCGCGCTCAAGCGGCGCGACACGGCCGAGCTGATCGCGGAGGAGCTGCGTCGGCTCGACCCGGACGACACCTACGCGACGGCACTCAAGTTCGGCCTTGAGCGGCTGGACGAGGAGGCGGCCGTGACCGCCCCCGAGGTCGTCGTGGAGACGGTCGTGGAGACCGTCGTGGAGTCGGCCGCCCCGGCCGCCAAGCCCGCCCCGAAGAAGGCCCCGGCCAAGAAGACGGCGGGCAAGTGA
- the pgi gene encoding glucose-6-phosphate isomerase: MNNEGRTRLNRLPEWAALGKHREQLGETHLRDLFAADRERGTGYALRVGDLYLDYSKHLVTDETLTLLRELAAVTGVAELRDAMFRGEKINTTEDRAVLHTALRAPRGAVIEVDGENVVPGVHAVLDKMGAFADKVRAGEWTGHTGKPIKNIVNIGIGGSDLGPAMAYEVLRSFTQRDLTLRFVSNVDGADLHEAVRDLDPAETLFIVASKTFTTIETITNATSARNWLLTGLRADQTAVAKHFVALSTNAEKVEEFGIDTANMFEFWDWVGGRYSYDSAIGLSLMIAIGPERFREMLDGFHLVDEHFRTAPPEENAPLLLGLLGVWYGAFFDAQSHAVLPYSHYLSKFTAYLQQLDMESNGKSVDREGNRVDWQTGPVVWGTPGTNGQHAYYQLIHQGTKVIPADFIGFARPVDDLLPGLVAQHDLLMANFFAQTQALAFGKTPEEVRAEGVPEELVPHKTFQGNHPTTTILADELTPSVLGQLIALYEHKVFVQGAIWNIDSFDQWGVELGKVLAKRIEPVLTEGEGAEHLDSSTAGLVTAYRTLRGR, encoded by the coding sequence ATGAACAACGAAGGCCGCACCAGGCTCAACCGGCTGCCCGAGTGGGCGGCCCTCGGCAAGCACCGTGAGCAGCTGGGCGAGACCCATCTGCGGGACCTGTTCGCCGCGGACCGGGAGCGTGGCACCGGCTACGCCCTGCGCGTCGGCGACCTCTACCTGGACTACTCCAAGCACCTCGTCACCGACGAGACGCTGACCCTGCTGCGCGAACTGGCCGCCGTCACCGGCGTCGCCGAGCTGCGCGACGCCATGTTCCGCGGCGAGAAGATCAACACCACCGAGGACCGGGCGGTCCTCCACACCGCGCTCCGCGCCCCCCGCGGGGCCGTGATCGAGGTCGACGGGGAGAACGTCGTCCCCGGCGTGCACGCCGTCCTCGACAAGATGGGCGCGTTCGCCGACAAGGTCCGCGCGGGCGAGTGGACCGGGCACACCGGCAAGCCGATCAAGAACATCGTCAACATCGGCATCGGCGGCTCCGACCTCGGCCCCGCCATGGCCTACGAGGTCCTGCGCTCCTTCACCCAGCGGGACCTGACGCTCCGTTTCGTCTCCAACGTCGACGGCGCCGACCTCCACGAGGCCGTCCGCGACCTCGACCCGGCCGAGACGCTGTTCATCGTCGCCTCGAAGACCTTCACCACCATCGAGACGATCACCAACGCCACCTCCGCGCGGAACTGGCTCCTCACCGGCCTGCGAGCCGACCAGACGGCCGTCGCCAAGCACTTCGTCGCCCTCTCGACCAACGCCGAGAAGGTCGAGGAGTTCGGTATCGACACCGCGAACATGTTCGAGTTCTGGGACTGGGTCGGCGGCCGCTACTCGTACGACTCCGCCATCGGCCTCTCCCTGATGATCGCCATCGGGCCGGAGCGCTTCCGCGAGATGCTCGACGGCTTCCACCTCGTCGACGAGCACTTCCGCACCGCCCCGCCCGAGGAGAACGCGCCGCTGCTGCTCGGCCTCCTCGGTGTCTGGTACGGCGCCTTCTTCGACGCCCAGTCGCACGCCGTCCTGCCGTACTCGCACTACCTCTCCAAGTTCACCGCCTACCTCCAGCAGCTCGACATGGAGTCCAACGGAAAGTCGGTGGACCGCGAGGGCAACCGGGTCGACTGGCAGACCGGCCCCGTCGTCTGGGGCACCCCGGGCACCAACGGTCAGCACGCGTACTACCAGTTGATCCACCAGGGCACCAAGGTCATCCCGGCCGACTTCATCGGCTTCGCCCGGCCGGTCGACGACCTGCTGCCCGGTCTCGTCGCCCAGCACGACCTGCTCATGGCCAACTTCTTCGCCCAGACCCAGGCGCTGGCCTTCGGCAAGACCCCCGAGGAGGTACGGGCGGAGGGCGTCCCCGAGGAGCTCGTCCCGCACAAGACCTTCCAGGGCAACCACCCCACCACGACGATCCTCGCCGACGAACTGACCCCGTCCGTCCTCGGCCAGCTCATCGCGCTGTACGAGCACAAGGTCTTCGTCCAGGGCGCCATCTGGAACATCGACTCCTTCGACCAGTGGGGCGTCGAACTCGGCAAGGTCCTCGCCAAGCGGATCGAGCCCGTCCTGACGGAGGGCGAGGGCGCCGAGCACCTCGACAGCTCCACCGCCGGACTCGTGACCGCCTACCGCACGCTGCGCGGACGGTAG